Proteins encoded together in one Anopheles darlingi chromosome 3, idAnoDarlMG_H_01, whole genome shotgun sequence window:
- the LOC125956417 gene encoding serine protease inhibitor 42Dd-like isoform X1, which produces MGIVAKQMFQLLAIAFVILQTYQNEVHANDFSEFVKQSNDFALQLYRQVSAKSTSQNVVISPFSISACLSLVAMGADGETADEMFRVLRYGGANRRQQVAESYARLMKVLESDKTTTVANKVYVKAEYKVKPSFNEVAINSFQSEAQELNFTDNVAAANTINDWVALKTNKRIKEIISPGVLDSMTGIVLINTVHFIDTWKHQFDNSGTYPMPFWISATESRNVPMMSKKWFFPYKNFEDKGFSALELPYTNSGASMLVLLPNDRNGLAALEEQLPGLAMMEIISQMETEVIPVFLPKFKIEFSLDVQNDLIALGMRRIFSDSARFPILLETDELLKVSRVAHKAFIEVDEKGTEATAVSITLTRTSGYVSLPPDIEFRADHPFVYCLLSREKSILFIGKVVNLI; this is translated from the exons ATGGGGATCGTTGCGAAACAAATGTTCCAACTCCTTGCCATTGCGTTCGTGATTCTGCAGACTTACCAAAATGAGGTTCATGCAAACGATTTTAGTGAGTTTGTGAAGCAATCTAACGACTTCGCACTCCAACTGTACAGA cAAGTAAGTGCAAAAAGCACGAGCCAGAATGTAGtaatttcgccattttccatcaGTGCTTGTCTTTCACTGGTCGCCATGGGTGCAGATGGAGAAACGGCTGATGAAATGTTTCGAGTTTTGCGATATGGAGGGGCTAATAGGAGACAACAGGTGGCCGAATCATACGCACGACTCATGAAGGTTCTCGAAAGCGATAAAACCACGACCGTAGCCAACAAGGTGTATGTAAAGGCGGAATACAAAGTGAAACCTTCCTTCAATGAGGTGGCAATCAACAGCTTCCAGTCAGAAGCACAAGAGCTGAATTTTACTGATAACGTGGCGGCTGCGAACACGATCAATGATTGGGTGGCATTGAAGACGAATAAGAGAATCAAGGAAATCATTTCCCCTGGTGTGTTGGATAGTATGACTGGCATAGTTTTGATAAATACAGTACATTTCATTGATACATGGAAGCACCAGTTCGATAACTCTGGGACCTATCCAATGCCATTTTGGATAAGTGCTACAGAATCACGAAATGTCCCGATGATGAGTAAGAAATGGTTCTTCCCCTATAAAAACTTTGAGGATAAAGGATTCAGCGCTCTGGAACTACCTTACACAAACAGTGGCGCGtcgatgctggtgttgctacCGAATGATCGCAACGGGTTAGCAGCATTGGAGGAACAATTGCCAGGTTTGGCTATGATGGAAATTATTTCGCAAATGGAGACGGAAGTAATTCCAGTTTTCCTACCCAAATTCAAGATTGAATTCTCGCTCGATGTTCAAAACGATTTGATCGCG CTTGGTATGCGTCGCATATTTAGCGATTCCGCCAGGTTTCCTATCTTACTTGAAACAGATGAGTTGTTGAAGGTTTCCAGGGTCGCCCATAAGGCATTCATAGAGGTGGATGAGAAAGGCACCGAAGCAACAGCCGTCTCAA TTACATTAACGAGGACTTCGGGTTATGTCAGTTTACCTCCGGATATTGAATTCAGAGCAGATCATccatttgtttattgtttgctgTCGCGGGAGAAGAGTATCTTGTTTATCGGAAAAGTGGTGAACTTGATCTAA